The sequence below is a genomic window from Amycolatopsis sulphurea.
GAGAAGCTGTCGCTACTGGGCGCCACATGCGAGCCGTCGCCCGGCCGCGCGGTCAGCGACGGCCCGGCGCACAGCGGACCGGCGTAGATCCGCACCGGCGTGCCGGCCTGGCTGGCCAGGACGTGCGCGGCGACCGGGACCCGGTAGCAGCCTGCCGGGTCGTGGTAGGTCGTGAGCGGGCTCAGCTCGGTTGCGGACACGGTGACCTCGCCGGTGGCAGCGGAAGCGGGCGAGACGTCGCCGGAGCAGAGCGCGATCCCCGCGATGGCCGGCAGTGTCGTCCCCGATTTTTCTCCGCATTCGTCCTCCACAGCGCAGTGAAGATCATCGAGGCGAGGTTAACAGCTTTCCGGTGTCCGTCTGGCGGTTTGGGGAAGCACCACTCGCGCAGGTCGGGTGCCGGTTGCCAGGATCATCCGAATGGCCGTGCCGAGTGCCCGGCGCGTGGTATTCGCGGGTTTTCCATCGGGTGTGATCGGTATGGCCGGGTGAGCGTGCCGGGTGTCATCGTCACGATGCGCAGCCGGATTCTGGTGATGTGCAAGGATATTCACATTCTGCGAGGAGTCCGGATCACAGGAAATGGCGTCCTGTCAAGAATGTGCTGGAGGATGCGGGACCGATGGTTGCGCCGATCGTGCGCGGCTCTATTCGACCCGCTGATTTTGTTACGGGAGCGGTCGGCTTCTTCGACGATTGTTCGCGTTGTCGAGCGGCTGTTCGTGGGACAAATTGCCGTCCGGATCGAGTTCCGAGGGGTGGGAGAGTCGCGCGTGGACAGTGCGGAAGCCGTGTGCTTGCTCGTCCGGCCGGGCGGCACCGCGCGGGTGACGTTCACCCATTCGTGTTGGGTATCCGGGTCGGGACCCGGTTGCCCGATCCCTATACTCCGTTCGGTGGACTATGTGCTGGTGTCAGTGCCTTTCTTCCTGGCCTTCGCGATTCTCTTCAGGCTCGAACGGCGCCGGTTGATCAACGGCGTGCCGTTCGTGATCGGTCTGCTCCTGCTCGGCATGGGCGTGACGTCCCTGCTGCAGGAGATCCCCGGGATGCACGAAGTGATCAACGGCACGACCGCCGGGACCGCCGTCCTGCTGGCGGTCTTCTTGCTGCTGCCGCTGTTCTTGGTGTGCAACGGTTTCCTGATGCTGCGCCGCGAAGGCCGGCGGCTGGGGAATCTGTTGTCGCTGCTGGCCGGGCTCGCCCTCTTCGCCTTCGCCCCGCTGCTGATCTCGTTGGGCAAAGGGGCCAACCCGGTCTGGCTGGAGACGACGATCACCGCGGTCGGGGTCCCGCTCGGCTATCTGTCCGGCCTGTTCGCCGTGTACGTCCTCTACTCGCTCGTCTACGGCCTGGTCCCGCACCGGACCGGGGTGGATTTCATCGTCGTGCACGGTTCCCGGCTGATCCGCGCGAAGGTGCCGCCCCTGCTGGCGAGCCGGCTCGACCGGGCGAGGAGGGTGTACGACTCGGAGAACGCGCGCGGCGGCCGGCCGATCCTCATCACCTCGGGTGGTCAGGGACCCGACGAGGAGCTGGCCGAGGCCCGGGCGATGGCGGACTACTTGATCGAAGCCGGCGTGCCGCAGGACCGCGTCCTGCTGGAGGACCGCTCCACCACGACCGAGCAGAACCTGCGGTACAGCAAGGAGATCATGCTCGGCCTCAAGCCGGACTACCGCTCGGTGCTGGTGACGAACAACTACCACGCCTTCCGCACCGCGCTGATCTCCCGCCGTGCGCGGATCAACGGCCAGGTACTCGGCTCGCGCACCGCCTGGTACTACCTGCCGAGCGCGACCATCCGCGAGTTCGTCGGCATCCTGCGGGACTATGCGATCCTCAACGGGGTCATCGCCGTGGCGCTGGTTGTGGCGTATCTGATCTGGCTCCGCTGACCCCTGTGGGGCGTCGCCCGGGTCCGGGGAGACGGTCTTCGTGGGGACCCCGTCCAGGCCCACCGGTGCCGGGTCACCGCGCGGTCTCGGGCGGCGTAGAAGTCGTTTTGTAGCGCGGTTTTACTCCGTGCCGCTGTCCGGCTGCGGCCGGGAACTCCCGACCACGCAGGCCACCCGGCGCGGCTCGCGTACCGGGGCTTATGGGACAGCGGCAGCCCCGGTACGTACCGGGGCTGCCGCTGCCGGCCGGTTTGCCGGGGCGGGCTTGCGGAGGGTTCGCAGGGGTGCGCGTCGCGGCCGTGTCCCGGTGGTGGCCCCGGTACACCGTGGGCTGCCGCTGTCGGCCGGTTTGCCCGGACGGGCTCGCGGAGGGTTGCCGGAGCACGAGCTGTGGGCGTGCCCCGGCGGTCGTCACGGTGCGCCGTGGGGTTTCGCCGTCAGCCGGGTTGTCCGGGCAGGCTCTTCGAGGGTTCGCCGGGGCACGAGCCGCTGCTGGTCCGGCCGGTGCTGATGAAGTCCACCGCTTTGCTCGCGCAGTCGACGAGGTCCAGGGAGCCGTGCGCACCATTGTCGACGGTGAGTACCTCGCCGCCGATCCGGCGCTTCATCTGCTCGGCCCACACCAGGGGCGTGATCGCTTCGTAGCGGTGGCCGACGAGCTGCAGCGGGCTCGTTCCCCGCTGGAGGTCCCAGCCGGGGCCGTGGGTCAGTGGCCAGCCGGCGCACCAGTTGCTGTAGCCCGCGCCGTTGGCGAACATCGGGTATTTCTCCGCACGGTGCTGCTTCAGCCGCCACGCGGCGTCGGCATCGGGTGCGGCACCCTGGTCGTTGCAGAGCACCGCGCGCTGCATCAACAGGCCGCCGCTGCTGTTCGGCTGGAGTCCCCAGCTGTCGTGTTCGGGTTCCTCTCCGGTCAGCGGGGGTACACCGCCGTCGCGGAGCGCGGCCACGCTGCGTGCCACCTCGTCCCAGTGGGGGCGCTGGTAGGACAGGATCGCCGAAAGCGAGCCGTCGGAGTACTCGCGCGTTTTGCCGTCCGGTCCTTTGACAGTGACCGGGTGCTCGCCGAGACGCCGCCACAGCGACAGCGCCAAGTCGCGAACCTCGCGACTTGTCCGGCCGAGGTGATAGGTGCTGTCACGGTCGGCGGCCCACGCCGCGAAGTCCTCGTAGCCGGCCTGCTTGGCGGCGGACGTACCGCGTTCCATGGTCTCAACCGAGAACTCGGGCGGCATCACCGAGTCGAGGAGCATGCGGTCGACGTTGCGGTCGTAGTGACTGCGATAGACGGCACCCAGCGCGGTTCCCCAGGAAATGCCGAAGAAGCTGATCTTCTTCTCGCCCAGCGCCACCCGGATGTCGTCCATGTCGTCGGCCACGGCGCGGGTGTTGAGCCGGGAGATCAGTTCACGGTCGTAGCCGGTGCAGCGGGCGTTGGCGTGTGCTTCGATCTCGTATTCGGCCCGGAAGCGTTGCTCGGCACCGGTGCCCGGGGCGGGTTCGACGCCGTCGCTCGCGTCCTTCGGGCATTCGAATCCGCCGCTCAGCCCGACACCTCGCGGGTCGAAGCCGATGAGGTCGTGGTCGCGGCCCACGTCCTTCAACGTGGTCTGGGTCAACGACCACGGCATCCCGATACCCTGGTTGCCCGGTCCACCGGGATTCATCAGCAGCACCCCGCGGCGTTGCTGCGGTTCGGTAGCCCGGATCCGGCTGACCGCGATGCCGATGGTGCGGCCGGCCGGGCTGGCATGGTCGAGCGGGACGGTGACGGTCGCGCATTCGGAGCGGTCGTCCTCCTTCTCCCACTCCTGGTGCACGGATCGGCACGGCGCCCAGCTCAGTCCGCTGTCCGGCGCGGTGGACGCGGAGGCGGGCGTGGTCAGCGCGGGTGCGGCCAGCATTGCCGCGGTCAGATACAGGGGAAAAGAATTCGGCATGGCTTCTTCCGGTCGTGCGAGAGGGCAGCGTCTCGAAGGGATCTGCTGCGGTGTGGGGAAAGCGTACTCAGCATTCGTGGCCGGGCTCCGCCGACCGCTCGTTGATCGTTTCCGTCGGCGGTGCCGGTCGGTCCGGCTCGGCGTGGCCTGTTCCTGCGGGTGGCGGTGGTCGGGTGTGCTCGGCTCCTCAGGTCGGCAGGGCCGCGGCCGCGCCCACGGAAGGTGACTTCCGTGGTTGCCCTCCGTGTTTTCCCGGTTGCGGGCGGCGGGCAGGGTTTTGAGTGTGGGCGAACCCCCGATAGGCTGGGTAAGCAACCGCTTAGCCGCCTCGTGTGCGGCAGGATCAGGAGGCTTGTTTCGTGAACTCGTTCAAGGACCGCGTGGCCCTGGTGACCGGGGCCAGCCGGGGGATCGGGCTGGGTATTGCCAGGGAGCTGGTGGCGCGAGGAGCGCGGGTGTGCGTCACCGCGCGCAAACCGGAGCCGCTGGCCGAGGCGGTGGCCGCGCTGGGCGGGGACGAGCACGCCCTCGGGGTGCCCGGCAAGGCGGACGACGAGGCGCACCGCGCGGACGCGATCGCGCAGGCGATCGCCCGCTTCGGGCGGCTCGACATGCTGGTCA
It includes:
- a CDS encoding alpha/beta fold hydrolase — protein: MPNSFPLYLTAAMLAAPALTTPASASTAPDSGLSWAPCRSVHQEWEKEDDRSECATVTVPLDHASPAGRTIGIAVSRIRATEPQQRRGVLLMNPGGPGNQGIGMPWSLTQTTLKDVGRDHDLIGFDPRGVGLSGGFECPKDASDGVEPAPGTGAEQRFRAEYEIEAHANARCTGYDRELISRLNTRAVADDMDDIRVALGEKKISFFGISWGTALGAVYRSHYDRNVDRMLLDSVMPPEFSVETMERGTSAAKQAGYEDFAAWAADRDSTYHLGRTSREVRDLALSLWRRLGEHPVTVKGPDGKTREYSDGSLSAILSYQRPHWDEVARSVAALRDGGVPPLTGEEPEHDSWGLQPNSSGGLLMQRAVLCNDQGAAPDADAAWRLKQHRAEKYPMFANGAGYSNWCAGWPLTHGPGWDLQRGTSPLQLVGHRYEAITPLVWAEQMKRRIGGEVLTVDNGAHGSLDLVDCASKAVDFISTGRTSSGSCPGEPSKSLPGQPG
- a CDS encoding YdcF family protein → MDYVLVSVPFFLAFAILFRLERRRLINGVPFVIGLLLLGMGVTSLLQEIPGMHEVINGTTAGTAVLLAVFLLLPLFLVCNGFLMLRREGRRLGNLLSLLAGLALFAFAPLLISLGKGANPVWLETTITAVGVPLGYLSGLFAVYVLYSLVYGLVPHRTGVDFIVVHGSRLIRAKVPPLLASRLDRARRVYDSENARGGRPILITSGGQGPDEELAEARAMADYLIEAGVPQDRVLLEDRSTTTEQNLRYSKEIMLGLKPDYRSVLVTNNYHAFRTALISRRARINGQVLGSRTAWYYLPSATIREFVGILRDYAILNGVIAVALVVAYLIWLR